The Arachis hypogaea cultivar Tifrunner chromosome 16, arahy.Tifrunner.gnm2.J5K5, whole genome shotgun sequence genome contains a region encoding:
- the LOC112755332 gene encoding wax ester synthase/diacylglycerol acyltransferase 11 isoform X1, with translation MRKRKGISKLKMASSMSSGGGGGGGGGEPMSPASRLFHSPKFNCYVMAVMGCKTSVNPQVIKEGLRETILKHPRFTSKPVKKGRKTRWISTTIDLDSHIIVPEINSSEIEFPDRFVEDYISNCTKSPLDITKPLWELHLLNIKTSDAESVGVFRMHHSMGDGASLMSLLIASTRKSSDPNALPAMPAATTVKKDEKQKRGFLMVLFGPLMALWWGLVLMWHTFVDLMMFVLTVLFLKDTWTPLKGAPGVELHTKRYVHRIVSMDDIKLLKNQMNATVNDVLLGITQAGISRYLNRPEFVGANGKKESSSVLKKIRLRSAILVNIRPVSGIQDIADMMAKKSKVRWGNWIGYIMLPFSISSQQDPLQHIRQAKATIDRKKHSLEAVSTYACAKLVLSLFGVKVAAFIIRRVLLNTTLAFSNMPGPVEEVSFYGHPVAYIAPSVYGHPQALTIHFQSYANKMIISLSVDPSVIPDPYLLCDDFEESLKLMRDVVQKKPVEDAV, from the exons ATGAGG AAGAGAAAGGGAATTAGCAAATTAAAGATGGCATCATCAATGTCATCAGGAGGGGGAGGCGGCGGAGGCGGAGGCGAACCGATGAGTCCGGCGTCGAGGTTGTTCCATTCGCCGAAGTTCAACTGCTATGTGATGGCCGTAATGGGGTGCAAAACAAGCGTGAATCCTCAAGTAATTAAAGAAGGATTGCGTGAAACTATTCTTAAGCATCCAAGGTTCACTAGCAAGCCC GTTAagaagggaaggaaaactagatggATCTCAACCACAATCGACTTAGACAGCCACATCATAGTTCCAGAAATCAATTCATCAGAAATTGAATTTCCAGATAGATTCGTTGAAGACTACATATCAAACTGTACAAAATCCCCACTGGACATTACAAAGCCACTCTGGGAACTTCACTTGCTCAACATCAAAACCTCAGACGCAGAATCCGTTGGAGTTTTTCGCATGCACCATTCAATGGGCGATGGTGCTTCCCTCATGTCACTCCTTATTGCCAGCACTCGTAAATCCAGTGACCCTAATGCATTGCCAGCGATGCCAGCAGCAACAACAGTAAAGAAGGATGAGAAACAGAAGAGAGGTTTCTTGATGGTGTTGTTTGGGCCGTTGATGGCGCTGTGGTGGGGTTTGGTGCTGATGTGGCACACTTTTGTGGACTTGATGATGTTTGTTTTGACTGTTTTGTTTCTCAAGGACACGTGGACTCCCCTGAAAGGTGCACCTGGAGTGGAGCTTCATACCAAGCGCTACGTGCATCGGATAGTTAGCATGGATGATATCAAGCTTCTCAAGAATCAAATGAATGCG ACCGTCAATGATGTTCTGTTGGGAATAACACAAGCTGGTATCAGTCGCTACTTGAATCGACCGGAATTCG TAGGTGCTAATGGAAAGAAGGAGTCAAGTAGTGTCCTGAAGAAAATTCGGCTTAGATCAGCCATTCTTGTTAACATTCGACCAGTTTCTGGAATCCAG GATATAGCAGATATGATGGCTAAAAAATCGAAAGTGAGATGGGGAAATTGGATTGGATACATCATGCTTCCTTTCTCCATTTCCTCACAACAAGATCCATTGCAACATATTCGCCAAGCAAAGGCTACCATTGACCGCAAGAAACACTCATTGGAAGCTGTTAGCACCTACGCTTGTGCCAAATTAGTACTCAGTTTATTTGGGGTTAAG GTGGCGGCTTTCATAATACGAAGAGTTCTGCTGAATACAACGTTGGCGTTCTCTAACATGCCAGGGCCGGTGGAGGAAGTTAGTTTCTATGGTCATCCTGTGGCATACATTGCTCCTAGTGTATATGGACACCCACAG GCGTTGACTATTCATTTCCAAAGTTATGCTAATAAGATGATAATTTCTCTATCAGTGGATCCAAGTGTAATTCCAGATCCTTATCTCCTTTGTGATGATTTCGAAGAATCACTCAAACTCATGCGTGATGTTGTTCAGAAAAAGCCCGTTGAAGATGCAGTCTGA
- the LOC112755332 gene encoding wax ester synthase/diacylglycerol acyltransferase 11 isoform X2 yields the protein MRKRKGISKLKMASSMSSGGGGGGGGGEPMSPASRLFHSPKFNCYVMAVMGCKTSVNPQVIKEGLRETILKHPRFTSKPVKKGRKTRWISTTIDLDSHIIVPEINSSEIEFPDRFVEDYISNCTKSPLDITKPLWELHLLNIKTSDAESVGVFRMHHSMGDGASLMSLLIASTRKSSDPNALPAMPAATTVKKDEKQKRGFLMVLFGPLMALWWGLVLMWHTFVDLMMFVLTVLFLKDTWTPLKGAPGVELHTKRYVHRIVSMDDIKLLKNQMNATVNDVLLGITQAGISRYLNRPEFGANGKKESSSVLKKIRLRSAILVNIRPVSGIQDIADMMAKKSKVRWGNWIGYIMLPFSISSQQDPLQHIRQAKATIDRKKHSLEAVSTYACAKLVLSLFGVKVAAFIIRRVLLNTTLAFSNMPGPVEEVSFYGHPVAYIAPSVYGHPQALTIHFQSYANKMIISLSVDPSVIPDPYLLCDDFEESLKLMRDVVQKKPVEDAV from the exons ATGAGG AAGAGAAAGGGAATTAGCAAATTAAAGATGGCATCATCAATGTCATCAGGAGGGGGAGGCGGCGGAGGCGGAGGCGAACCGATGAGTCCGGCGTCGAGGTTGTTCCATTCGCCGAAGTTCAACTGCTATGTGATGGCCGTAATGGGGTGCAAAACAAGCGTGAATCCTCAAGTAATTAAAGAAGGATTGCGTGAAACTATTCTTAAGCATCCAAGGTTCACTAGCAAGCCC GTTAagaagggaaggaaaactagatggATCTCAACCACAATCGACTTAGACAGCCACATCATAGTTCCAGAAATCAATTCATCAGAAATTGAATTTCCAGATAGATTCGTTGAAGACTACATATCAAACTGTACAAAATCCCCACTGGACATTACAAAGCCACTCTGGGAACTTCACTTGCTCAACATCAAAACCTCAGACGCAGAATCCGTTGGAGTTTTTCGCATGCACCATTCAATGGGCGATGGTGCTTCCCTCATGTCACTCCTTATTGCCAGCACTCGTAAATCCAGTGACCCTAATGCATTGCCAGCGATGCCAGCAGCAACAACAGTAAAGAAGGATGAGAAACAGAAGAGAGGTTTCTTGATGGTGTTGTTTGGGCCGTTGATGGCGCTGTGGTGGGGTTTGGTGCTGATGTGGCACACTTTTGTGGACTTGATGATGTTTGTTTTGACTGTTTTGTTTCTCAAGGACACGTGGACTCCCCTGAAAGGTGCACCTGGAGTGGAGCTTCATACCAAGCGCTACGTGCATCGGATAGTTAGCATGGATGATATCAAGCTTCTCAAGAATCAAATGAATGCG ACCGTCAATGATGTTCTGTTGGGAATAACACAAGCTGGTATCAGTCGCTACTTGAATCGACCGGAATTCG GTGCTAATGGAAAGAAGGAGTCAAGTAGTGTCCTGAAGAAAATTCGGCTTAGATCAGCCATTCTTGTTAACATTCGACCAGTTTCTGGAATCCAG GATATAGCAGATATGATGGCTAAAAAATCGAAAGTGAGATGGGGAAATTGGATTGGATACATCATGCTTCCTTTCTCCATTTCCTCACAACAAGATCCATTGCAACATATTCGCCAAGCAAAGGCTACCATTGACCGCAAGAAACACTCATTGGAAGCTGTTAGCACCTACGCTTGTGCCAAATTAGTACTCAGTTTATTTGGGGTTAAG GTGGCGGCTTTCATAATACGAAGAGTTCTGCTGAATACAACGTTGGCGTTCTCTAACATGCCAGGGCCGGTGGAGGAAGTTAGTTTCTATGGTCATCCTGTGGCATACATTGCTCCTAGTGTATATGGACACCCACAG GCGTTGACTATTCATTTCCAAAGTTATGCTAATAAGATGATAATTTCTCTATCAGTGGATCCAAGTGTAATTCCAGATCCTTATCTCCTTTGTGATGATTTCGAAGAATCACTCAAACTCATGCGTGATGTTGTTCAGAAAAAGCCCGTTGAAGATGCAGTCTGA
- the LOC112755332 gene encoding wax ester synthase/diacylglycerol acyltransferase 11 isoform X3: protein MASSMSSGGGGGGGGGEPMSPASRLFHSPKFNCYVMAVMGCKTSVNPQVIKEGLRETILKHPRFTSKPVKKGRKTRWISTTIDLDSHIIVPEINSSEIEFPDRFVEDYISNCTKSPLDITKPLWELHLLNIKTSDAESVGVFRMHHSMGDGASLMSLLIASTRKSSDPNALPAMPAATTVKKDEKQKRGFLMVLFGPLMALWWGLVLMWHTFVDLMMFVLTVLFLKDTWTPLKGAPGVELHTKRYVHRIVSMDDIKLLKNQMNATVNDVLLGITQAGISRYLNRPEFVGANGKKESSSVLKKIRLRSAILVNIRPVSGIQDIADMMAKKSKVRWGNWIGYIMLPFSISSQQDPLQHIRQAKATIDRKKHSLEAVSTYACAKLVLSLFGVKVAAFIIRRVLLNTTLAFSNMPGPVEEVSFYGHPVAYIAPSVYGHPQALTIHFQSYANKMIISLSVDPSVIPDPYLLCDDFEESLKLMRDVVQKKPVEDAV from the exons ATGGCATCATCAATGTCATCAGGAGGGGGAGGCGGCGGAGGCGGAGGCGAACCGATGAGTCCGGCGTCGAGGTTGTTCCATTCGCCGAAGTTCAACTGCTATGTGATGGCCGTAATGGGGTGCAAAACAAGCGTGAATCCTCAAGTAATTAAAGAAGGATTGCGTGAAACTATTCTTAAGCATCCAAGGTTCACTAGCAAGCCC GTTAagaagggaaggaaaactagatggATCTCAACCACAATCGACTTAGACAGCCACATCATAGTTCCAGAAATCAATTCATCAGAAATTGAATTTCCAGATAGATTCGTTGAAGACTACATATCAAACTGTACAAAATCCCCACTGGACATTACAAAGCCACTCTGGGAACTTCACTTGCTCAACATCAAAACCTCAGACGCAGAATCCGTTGGAGTTTTTCGCATGCACCATTCAATGGGCGATGGTGCTTCCCTCATGTCACTCCTTATTGCCAGCACTCGTAAATCCAGTGACCCTAATGCATTGCCAGCGATGCCAGCAGCAACAACAGTAAAGAAGGATGAGAAACAGAAGAGAGGTTTCTTGATGGTGTTGTTTGGGCCGTTGATGGCGCTGTGGTGGGGTTTGGTGCTGATGTGGCACACTTTTGTGGACTTGATGATGTTTGTTTTGACTGTTTTGTTTCTCAAGGACACGTGGACTCCCCTGAAAGGTGCACCTGGAGTGGAGCTTCATACCAAGCGCTACGTGCATCGGATAGTTAGCATGGATGATATCAAGCTTCTCAAGAATCAAATGAATGCG ACCGTCAATGATGTTCTGTTGGGAATAACACAAGCTGGTATCAGTCGCTACTTGAATCGACCGGAATTCG TAGGTGCTAATGGAAAGAAGGAGTCAAGTAGTGTCCTGAAGAAAATTCGGCTTAGATCAGCCATTCTTGTTAACATTCGACCAGTTTCTGGAATCCAG GATATAGCAGATATGATGGCTAAAAAATCGAAAGTGAGATGGGGAAATTGGATTGGATACATCATGCTTCCTTTCTCCATTTCCTCACAACAAGATCCATTGCAACATATTCGCCAAGCAAAGGCTACCATTGACCGCAAGAAACACTCATTGGAAGCTGTTAGCACCTACGCTTGTGCCAAATTAGTACTCAGTTTATTTGGGGTTAAG GTGGCGGCTTTCATAATACGAAGAGTTCTGCTGAATACAACGTTGGCGTTCTCTAACATGCCAGGGCCGGTGGAGGAAGTTAGTTTCTATGGTCATCCTGTGGCATACATTGCTCCTAGTGTATATGGACACCCACAG GCGTTGACTATTCATTTCCAAAGTTATGCTAATAAGATGATAATTTCTCTATCAGTGGATCCAAGTGTAATTCCAGATCCTTATCTCCTTTGTGATGATTTCGAAGAATCACTCAAACTCATGCGTGATGTTGTTCAGAAAAAGCCCGTTGAAGATGCAGTCTGA
- the LOC112755332 gene encoding wax ester synthase/diacylglycerol acyltransferase 11 isoform X4 — protein sequence MASSMSSGGGGGGGGGEPMSPASRLFHSPKFNCYVMAVMGCKTSVNPQVIKEGLRETILKHPRFTSKPVKKGRKTRWISTTIDLDSHIIVPEINSSEIEFPDRFVEDYISNCTKSPLDITKPLWELHLLNIKTSDAESVGVFRMHHSMGDGASLMSLLIASTRKSSDPNALPAMPAATTVKKDEKQKRGFLMVLFGPLMALWWGLVLMWHTFVDLMMFVLTVLFLKDTWTPLKGAPGVELHTKRYVHRIVSMDDIKLLKNQMNATVNDVLLGITQAGISRYLNRPEFGANGKKESSSVLKKIRLRSAILVNIRPVSGIQDIADMMAKKSKVRWGNWIGYIMLPFSISSQQDPLQHIRQAKATIDRKKHSLEAVSTYACAKLVLSLFGVKVAAFIIRRVLLNTTLAFSNMPGPVEEVSFYGHPVAYIAPSVYGHPQALTIHFQSYANKMIISLSVDPSVIPDPYLLCDDFEESLKLMRDVVQKKPVEDAV from the exons ATGGCATCATCAATGTCATCAGGAGGGGGAGGCGGCGGAGGCGGAGGCGAACCGATGAGTCCGGCGTCGAGGTTGTTCCATTCGCCGAAGTTCAACTGCTATGTGATGGCCGTAATGGGGTGCAAAACAAGCGTGAATCCTCAAGTAATTAAAGAAGGATTGCGTGAAACTATTCTTAAGCATCCAAGGTTCACTAGCAAGCCC GTTAagaagggaaggaaaactagatggATCTCAACCACAATCGACTTAGACAGCCACATCATAGTTCCAGAAATCAATTCATCAGAAATTGAATTTCCAGATAGATTCGTTGAAGACTACATATCAAACTGTACAAAATCCCCACTGGACATTACAAAGCCACTCTGGGAACTTCACTTGCTCAACATCAAAACCTCAGACGCAGAATCCGTTGGAGTTTTTCGCATGCACCATTCAATGGGCGATGGTGCTTCCCTCATGTCACTCCTTATTGCCAGCACTCGTAAATCCAGTGACCCTAATGCATTGCCAGCGATGCCAGCAGCAACAACAGTAAAGAAGGATGAGAAACAGAAGAGAGGTTTCTTGATGGTGTTGTTTGGGCCGTTGATGGCGCTGTGGTGGGGTTTGGTGCTGATGTGGCACACTTTTGTGGACTTGATGATGTTTGTTTTGACTGTTTTGTTTCTCAAGGACACGTGGACTCCCCTGAAAGGTGCACCTGGAGTGGAGCTTCATACCAAGCGCTACGTGCATCGGATAGTTAGCATGGATGATATCAAGCTTCTCAAGAATCAAATGAATGCG ACCGTCAATGATGTTCTGTTGGGAATAACACAAGCTGGTATCAGTCGCTACTTGAATCGACCGGAATTCG GTGCTAATGGAAAGAAGGAGTCAAGTAGTGTCCTGAAGAAAATTCGGCTTAGATCAGCCATTCTTGTTAACATTCGACCAGTTTCTGGAATCCAG GATATAGCAGATATGATGGCTAAAAAATCGAAAGTGAGATGGGGAAATTGGATTGGATACATCATGCTTCCTTTCTCCATTTCCTCACAACAAGATCCATTGCAACATATTCGCCAAGCAAAGGCTACCATTGACCGCAAGAAACACTCATTGGAAGCTGTTAGCACCTACGCTTGTGCCAAATTAGTACTCAGTTTATTTGGGGTTAAG GTGGCGGCTTTCATAATACGAAGAGTTCTGCTGAATACAACGTTGGCGTTCTCTAACATGCCAGGGCCGGTGGAGGAAGTTAGTTTCTATGGTCATCCTGTGGCATACATTGCTCCTAGTGTATATGGACACCCACAG GCGTTGACTATTCATTTCCAAAGTTATGCTAATAAGATGATAATTTCTCTATCAGTGGATCCAAGTGTAATTCCAGATCCTTATCTCCTTTGTGATGATTTCGAAGAATCACTCAAACTCATGCGTGATGTTGTTCAGAAAAAGCCCGTTGAAGATGCAGTCTGA